In one Triplophysa dalaica isolate WHDGS20190420 chromosome 9, ASM1584641v1, whole genome shotgun sequence genomic region, the following are encoded:
- the LOC130428185 gene encoding myb-related transcription factor, partner of profilin-like — translation MAEQKKTRKDTFQKDEINVLLEEIEKNKDVIFTRFKGHHTNIEKQNIWEDIATKLTATRGVQRSGKEVRKKWQDFASLAKRKRALQRTAIKKTGGGTNESPLLTAEEEKALSILGTSASDGISGGIDIHGGVGITQPEPEPEPESGPSCSEEPSVSSALSEHLPSPSPPKNPPRPQPPSSVVQTAATTTQQFENVCSCSQDLVQLEREKLDVLKDIRQCLQEANERDNNFQ, via the coding sequence ATggctgaacaaaaaaaaacaagaaaagataCCTTTCAAAAGGATGAAATTAATGTCCTCTTAGAGgagatagagaaaaacaaagatgtgATTTTTACCAGATTTAAAGGACACCATACtaatatagaaaaacaaaacatctgggAGGACATTGCTACCAAACTAACTGCAACCAGGGGTGTTCAAAGGTCAGGGAAGGAGGTCCGCAAGAAGTGGCAGGATTTTGCAAGCCTGGCAAAAAGGAAGAGGGCACTGCAGAGGactgcaattaaaaaaacaggtgGTGGGACCAATGAGTCCCCCCTTCTTACAGCCGAGGAAGAAAAGGCATTGTCAATACTTGGCACAAGTGCTTCAGATGGAATTAGTGGTGGCATTGACATCCATGGAGGAGTAGGGATAACTCAACCTGAGCCTGAGCCTGAACCTGAGTCAGGTCCTTCATGCTCAGAGGAACCATCAGTTTCATCTGCCCTCTCCGAGCACCTACCATCTCCTAGTCCTCCAAAAAACCCTCCCAGGCCACAGCCTCCATCTTCAGTGGTCCAGACTGCAGCCACAACAACTCAGCAGTTTGAGAATGTCTGTAGCTGTAGTCAGGACCTAGTgcagctggagagagagaaactagATGTCTTGAAAGACATTAGGCAATGCCTTCAAGAAGCCAATGAGAGAGACAACAACTTCCAATAG
- the LOC130428186 gene encoding putative nuclease HARBI1, with product MAALQRVLQLRVRERQRQRPPRSRLVTLNAFIRQHQTPLDILDDMALIRRYRLPRGQIAQLLNSIGPQLMRATRRNFALSPEIQLLSALRFYATGSFLQVLGDGLGLSKASVSRAVQAVTNALLPLAVEHIQFPASRQDITEIQQYFLTHHHIPQVIGVIDGTLIPILTPSVDGHVYICRKGYAAINCQVICDHKSLFTDIVARWPRSTHDSFMFTNSSVGQEAQNLQGQWRLLGDSGYPLRPYLFTPVANPMNNRETNFNEAHRVARSIVERTIGRWKMRFRAIHQSSGGLLFAPQKCCAVIIVTAMLHNIAVQMRVPLLNREEDEEVEDVEDEDGMGPHGQPRNAQYMAGFRARQQVIDRFF from the coding sequence ATGGCTGCACTACAGCGTGTTCTTCAATTGAGGgtcagagaaagacaaagacagAGACCACCACGAAGTAGACTGGTGACTTTAAATGCCTTCATCAGACAGCATCAAACCCCCTTGGATATCCTTGATGACATGGCTTTAATAAGGCGATACCGTCTGCCAAGAGGACAAATAGCCCAATTGCTAAATAGCATTGGACCTCAGCTGATGCGTGCCACCAGGAGAAATTTTGCCTTGTCCCCTGAAATCCAACTCCTATCAGCCTTGAGATTTTATGCAACAGGCAGTTTTCTCCAGGTACTTGGTGATGGGCTTGGACTAAGTAAGGCATCAGTTTCAAGAGCTGTTCAAGCGGTCACCAATGCATTACTTCCACTTGCTGTGGAACACATTCAATTTCCAGCATCAAGACAGGACATCACAGAAatacaacagtattttttaacacatcatcacatcccACAGGTCATTGGAGTGATCGATGGTACCTTGATCCCTATCCTTACACCATCTGTGGATGGCCATGTATATATATGCCGCAAAGGCTATGCAGCTATCAACTGCCAGGTGATCTGTGACCATAAGAGTTTGTTTACAGACATTGTGGCAAGGTGGCCCAGAAGCACACACGACTCCTTCATGTTCACCAATTCATCTGTTGGTCAGGAGGCACAAAACTTACAGGGACAGTGGAGGCTGCTTGGGGACAGTGGTTACCCACTGAGGCCATATCTCTTCACGCCTGTGGCTAATCCTATGAATAACAGGGAGACAAATTTCAACGAGGCACACCGTGTTGCACGTAGTATTGTGGAACGCACAATAGGGAGGTGGAAGATGCGCTTTCGGGCAATTCACCAGTCCAGCGGTGGTCTTTTGTTTGCGCCACAAAAGTGCTGTGCAGTAATAATAGTAACAGCTATGCTGCACAACATTGCAGTGCAGATGAGAGTGCCCTTACTTAACAGGGAGGAAGATGAAGAGGTGGAGGATGTGGAGGACGAAGATGGCATGGGACCACATGGCCAACCAAGAAATGCCCAATACATGGCTGGTTTTCGCGCACGTCAGCaagtcattgacagatttttttga
- the LOC130428187 gene encoding C3a anaphylatoxin chemotactic receptor-like has protein sequence MVGTTLGLQNQTELQTYYYTEPRDQTANIVSVCLMMVIFVTGVIGNGLVIFVIGYKMKTTVNSIWFLNLAITDFIFIPILVYIIVVIFDSKVSENILLYECGYFIFVLNMFASAFFLTVISLDRCMCTWCVVWAQNKRTLVKARIICVFVWLLAICCSIPFAVSIFQPRFFTQIYTNYTSLSIYMFTVGFLIPFLIITSSYIAIGVRIRRFPRRNQLRIFRVIFVILAFFISWFPFHFQQLFIDFAHYNDWDSRVLHIFYEASVFIIGLVFLSSSLNPILYVFMCDEYKKKLKTSLLLVFEGAFTEDHLGLH, from the exons atgG TGGGCACAACTTTGGGACTTCAAAATCAGACTGAACTCCAGACATATTATTACACAGAGCCGAGGGACCAAACAGCTAATATCGTCAGCGTATGTCTAATGATGGTCATCTTTGTCACGGGTGTGATTGGAAACGGGCTTGTCATCTTTGTGATCGGCTACAAAATGAAGACAACAGTCAACTCCATCTGGTTTCTCAACTTGGCGATTACAGACTTCATTTTTATTCCAATTTTGGTTTACATTATTGTTGTTATCTTTGACAGTAAAGTTAGTGAAAACATTCTCCTGTATGAATgtggttattttatttttgtgctaaATATGTTTGCGAGTGCTTTCTTTCTGACAGTCATCAGTCTGGATCGATGTATGTGCACATGGTGTGTCGTGTGGGCTCAGAATAAACGGACTCTAGTCAAAGCCAGaatcatctgtgtgtttgtgtggcttTTAGCCATCTGCTGTAGCATCCCGTTTGCCGTTTCTATCTTTCAACCTAgattttttacacaaatttacACTAATTACACGTCTCTGTCCATATACATGTTTACGGTGGGCTTTCTTATTCCCTTTTTGATCATTACATCTTCATATATTGCTATTGGTGTACGGATAAGACGCTTTCCAAGAAGAAATCAGCTTCGGATATTCCGGGTAATATTTGTGATTTTGGCCTTTTTCATAAGCTGGTTTCCTTTCCATTTTCAACagttgtttattgattttgctCATTATAATGACTGGGATAGTAGAGTTCTTCATATATTTTATGAAGCATCTGTTTTTATAATCGGTCTTGTTTTCCTAAGCAGCAGTCTGAACCCCATTCTCTATGTATTCATGTGTGACGAGTATAAGAAGAAACTGAAAACGTCTCTGCTGTTGGTGTTTGAGGGGGCTTTTACTGAGGATCATCTGGGTTTACATTAA